The Saprospiraceae bacterium genome includes a window with the following:
- the ddlA gene encoding D-alanine--D-alanine ligase, producing MAKIKLALLTGGKSTEHEVSLRSGKSILDAIDKSKYEIFLIGIDKEGKWFLNDPEQYLIKKEGSAFFELVNSDREVFLWTENQLCYLKDVKSSELIVQLDVVFPVLHGTYGEDGTLQGVLKANNAAFVGTDLMASAIGMDKDIAKRLWRDAGIPIADFVCLTSKNRDQYNYNSLSASLGSPLFIKPANAGSSVGVHKVTSEKEYQEALADAFLYDRKLLVEEAISGIEVECAILGNENPMSSVIGAIKPTHQFYSYEAKYVDDDGAKTQIPANIPEEVSELIRETAVKAYETIGCEGLSRVDFFLRPDHSIILNEINTLPGFTSISMYPKLWEATGIPFTELINRLIGLGIDRHQKTKQLKVVQ from the coding sequence ATGGCAAAAATAAAATTAGCTCTGCTGACAGGTGGAAAGTCCACAGAACATGAAGTATCACTCAGATCCGGAAAAAGTATTCTGGATGCAATAGACAAAAGCAAGTATGAAATTTTCCTGATAGGAATCGATAAAGAAGGGAAATGGTTTTTAAATGATCCGGAACAGTATCTGATAAAAAAAGAAGGCTCAGCATTTTTCGAATTAGTAAACAGCGACAGAGAAGTGTTTCTGTGGACCGAAAACCAATTATGCTACCTGAAAGATGTTAAATCTTCTGAACTCATCGTACAACTCGATGTCGTATTTCCTGTGCTGCATGGCACATATGGAGAAGACGGAACACTGCAAGGTGTTTTGAAAGCCAACAATGCTGCATTTGTGGGTACAGATCTGATGGCTTCTGCGATAGGCATGGATAAGGATATTGCCAAAAGACTCTGGCGTGATGCGGGCATTCCGATTGCTGATTTTGTCTGTCTAACTTCAAAAAACAGAGATCAATATAATTATAATTCACTCAGCGCAAGTCTCGGATCACCTTTATTCATAAAACCTGCCAATGCCGGTTCATCCGTAGGAGTGCATAAAGTGACCTCTGAAAAGGAATATCAGGAAGCGTTAGCCGATGCCTTTTTGTATGACAGAAAACTTTTAGTTGAAGAAGCAATTTCAGGAATCGAAGTGGAGTGCGCCATTTTAGGAAATGAAAATCCGATGTCTTCCGTCATTGGGGCCATCAAACCCACCCATCAATTTTATTCTTACGAAGCCAAATATGTAGATGACGACGGAGCCAAAACACAGATTCCAGCAAACATTCCTGAAGAAGTAAGTGAATTGATCAGAGAAACTGCCGTAAAAGCATATGAAACCATTGGTTGTGAAGGGCTTTCGAGAGTAGATTTTTTTCTCAGACCCGACCATTCGATCATTCTGAATGAAATAAATACATTGCCGGGATTTACAAGTATCAGTATGTACCCTAAATTATGGGAAGCTACCGGAATCCCCTTTACGGAATTAATCAACAGATTGATCGGGCTTGGTATTGATCGTCATCAGAAAACAAAACAATTGAAAGTGGTTCAGTAA
- a CDS encoding phosphoribosylformylglycinamidine cyclo-ligase: MNNDNQLKYDQRGVSASKDEVHAAISKLDKGIYPNAFCKILPDIAAGDLQYCNIMHADTAGTKTSLAYIYWKETGDISVWKGIVEDAIVMNLDDLACVGALNNIILSSTIGRNKHLIPAEVISEIINHAQTFIDRMAQYGIGITLAGGETADVGDIVRTIDVGYTAFCRMKRDDVVNIDIQHGDIIVGFSSFGTATYEQEYNGGTGSNGLTSARHDVFDKKYRDLYPESFNPAVPKDLVYAGSKSLSEGIEIDGENISVGKLVLSPTRTYMPLLRRILATGKAGINGIIHCSGGGQTKIMKFVDKNLHIIKDNVFEIPPLFRLIQSESGLSLTEMYQVFNMGHRLEIYVSDKNRAEEFIRISKEFGIDAQVIGRVESADSKVLSIHAESGVIQYK; the protein is encoded by the coding sequence ATGAACAACGATAATCAGTTAAAATACGATCAGAGAGGAGTATCTGCTTCCAAAGATGAAGTGCACGCAGCTATCAGTAAATTGGACAAAGGCATTTATCCTAATGCATTTTGTAAAATATTACCTGATATTGCCGCCGGAGATCTGCAATATTGCAATATCATGCATGCAGACACAGCCGGAACCAAAACAAGTCTTGCGTATATTTACTGGAAAGAAACGGGTGATATTTCAGTTTGGAAAGGAATTGTGGAAGATGCAATAGTCATGAATCTGGATGATCTCGCTTGTGTCGGTGCTCTCAACAATATCATCCTTTCTTCTACCATCGGAAGGAATAAACACCTCATACCTGCGGAAGTTATCTCTGAAATTATTAATCATGCACAGACTTTTATTGACCGAATGGCTCAATATGGTATCGGGATTACACTGGCGGGTGGAGAGACAGCAGATGTAGGCGATATTGTCAGGACGATTGATGTGGGTTATACTGCATTTTGCAGAATGAAACGAGACGATGTTGTCAATATTGATATCCAGCACGGAGATATTATTGTGGGTTTTTCTTCTTTTGGTACAGCAACGTATGAGCAGGAGTACAATGGCGGTACAGGGAGTAATGGCCTGACATCAGCTCGTCATGATGTTTTTGATAAAAAATACAGAGACCTGTATCCTGAAAGTTTTAATCCTGCAGTTCCGAAAGATCTGGTTTACGCCGGAAGCAAATCTCTTTCTGAAGGGATAGAAATTGATGGGGAAAATATATCAGTAGGTAAACTGGTGTTATCACCAACACGAACTTATATGCCACTCCTTCGCAGAATTCTTGCAACAGGGAAAGCAGGTATAAACGGCATAATCCATTGTAGCGGTGGCGGCCAAACCAAAATAATGAAATTTGTGGACAAAAATCTGCATATAATAAAAGATAACGTTTTTGAAATTCCACCTTTGTTTAGATTGATTCAATCAGAATCGGGACTTTCGCTAACAGAAATGTATCAGGTATTTAATATGGGGCATCGATTGGAAATATATGTTTCTGACAAAAACAGAGCAGAAGAGTTCATCAGAATTTCAAAAGAATTTGGTATAGATGCACAGGTCATCGGTAGGGTAGAAAGTGCAGATTCAAAAGTACTTAGTATCCACGCAGAAAGCGGCGTAATTCAGTACAAATAA
- a CDS encoding NRDE family protein, with protein sequence MCTVTYIPLEDGFLLTSSRDEQTSRQTEPPKKYLINNEYLIFPKDINAGGSWIAVSEMKKARCLLNGAYENFDPDPKYIHSRGQILLRSFSLDSVYAFAERTDCKNTAPFTLLMLDYTEETECYKFVWDGKNKFLEKQNTEIPSIWSSATLYDSDAQKNRRNWFDNWLEINSSDTNIFDFHNARHGDDPSTDILMKRENGISTVSISSIKVESGITEFQYFDIAKQQNYVSRL encoded by the coding sequence ATGTGCACAGTAACTTACATTCCACTTGAAGATGGGTTTTTATTGACATCCAGCAGAGATGAACAAACTTCCCGTCAAACTGAACCACCAAAGAAGTATCTTATAAACAACGAGTATCTTATTTTTCCTAAAGACATTAACGCCGGAGGAAGCTGGATAGCCGTTTCGGAAATGAAAAAAGCAAGGTGCCTTCTCAATGGTGCATATGAAAATTTTGACCCTGACCCAAAGTACATTCACAGCAGAGGACAGATATTGCTACGGAGTTTTTCGCTGGACTCTGTATATGCTTTTGCGGAAAGAACGGATTGTAAAAATACTGCTCCATTCACTTTGCTGATGCTGGATTATACAGAGGAAACAGAATGTTATAAATTTGTCTGGGACGGTAAAAATAAATTTCTTGAAAAACAGAATACTGAAATTCCTTCCATTTGGTCTTCAGCTACACTATATGATTCAGACGCACAAAAAAACCGTAGAAATTGGTTTGATAATTGGTTGGAGATAAATAGCAGCGACACAAATATTTTTGATTTTCATAATGCCCGACATGGCGATGACCCTTCGACCGATATTTTGATGAAACGAGAGAATGGAATAAGCACAGTCAGTATTTCCAGCATAAAAGTGGAGTCCGGAATCACTGAATTTCAGTATTTTGACATTGCAAAGCAACAGAATTATGTTTCGCGACTTTAG
- a CDS encoding response regulator transcription factor — MNKMAIAVIEDDPSIRELIRIILSDLNIEIDCFENGWKGLDAIQSKEYELLVLDLMLPGVNGLEITRKIRQENAKLPILILTSKSEDEDKIAGLETGADDYLTKPFSKGELTARVRALLRRAGIKKKTAYIENSIISIGELTLDIENHLLTKNNREINLTVKEFDLIKLFMTQPGRNFTRQDVLERVWGEQFEGLEHTVNSNINRLRLKIEDNPAQPLYLVTVWGVGYKFNKNTD, encoded by the coding sequence ATTAATAAGATGGCTATTGCAGTTATAGAAGATGATCCTAGTATTCGGGAACTGATTAGAATCATTCTATCTGACCTGAATATTGAGATAGATTGTTTTGAGAATGGCTGGAAAGGTTTGGATGCGATTCAATCAAAAGAATATGAACTTTTAGTGCTTGATCTGATGCTTCCCGGTGTAAACGGACTTGAGATTACAAGAAAAATCCGTCAGGAAAATGCAAAACTCCCTATTCTCATTCTGACATCAAAATCTGAAGATGAAGATAAAATTGCCGGATTGGAAACCGGTGCAGATGATTATCTGACAAAACCATTCAGCAAAGGAGAACTGACAGCCAGAGTGAGAGCTTTGCTCAGACGAGCAGGAATTAAAAAAAAGACAGCATATATTGAAAACAGCATCATTTCCATCGGGGAGCTTACTTTGGATATTGAAAATCATCTGCTAACCAAAAATAACAGGGAGATCAATCTTACGGTTAAAGAATTTGATCTGATAAAATTATTCATGACACAACCCGGCAGAAATTTCACCAGACAGGATGTACTTGAAAGAGTGTGGGGCGAACAATTTGAAGGACTCGAACATACCGTAAATTCAAATATTAACCGCTTAAGACTCAAAATTGAAGACAATCCTGCCCAACCCCTTTATTTGGTTACAGTATGGGGAGTTGGCTACAAATTCAACAAAAATACGGACTAA
- a CDS encoding HAMP domain-containing histidine kinase: MNQANFWKNKRIRQILILVTISYFLLWILMTTLYYRFLFDKYEQSTLKRLSTIASLTALQIDGDMHENLTTQYPKISASEIAIQDSNFIRLCQILRSNHIQAKLNSPIYTLVQGNDKNYFEFVLTSDSIPYFRHRYISFHPTLDYNFEKGGNISAYTDEFGMWISAFSPIRDRKGKTIAVLMVDEKLNDFIKATRMQIFENLIISLIVFSILILILFLILRSILDRENKDKIALINYGAENLKMVEQLSEANHKLNQSDTFRKEMISNISHDLRTPLASITGFLELVRDPEKQLSKAERNKYIDIALSESYRLKRMVADLFELSKLETGQIILNKEAFNIYELVSDIIQKYMLVIEKKNITLKFEIHENLGLAFGDIKYIDRVFQNLLDNAVRYVPQDGYMKIWILDDADFFKVKICNSGHLLSQEDLSRIFDRYYTTENTRNSGAGLGLAIAKKICDLHGCIITAESNEYVNSFWFTVEKFR; the protein is encoded by the coding sequence ATGAATCAAGCAAATTTCTGGAAAAATAAAAGAATCAGACAAATTCTGATTTTGGTAACCATATCCTATTTTTTGTTGTGGATTTTGATGACAACACTCTATTACAGATTTTTATTTGACAAATATGAACAATCCACACTCAAGAGACTTTCGACAATCGCATCACTGACAGCTTTGCAGATTGATGGTGATATGCATGAAAATCTGACTACCCAATATCCGAAAATAAGTGCTTCAGAAATAGCTATTCAGGATAGCAATTTTATAAGATTATGTCAGATTTTGAGATCGAATCATATTCAGGCAAAACTAAACAGCCCCATTTATACATTGGTACAGGGGAATGACAAAAACTATTTCGAATTTGTTCTTACTTCTGATTCGATACCCTATTTCAGACATCGCTATATTTCGTTTCATCCGACACTGGATTATAATTTTGAAAAAGGAGGAAATATAAGTGCCTATACGGATGAATTTGGAATGTGGATTTCTGCATTTTCACCCATCCGTGACCGTAAAGGAAAGACGATTGCAGTCCTGATGGTCGATGAAAAATTAAATGATTTTATAAAAGCTACCCGAATGCAGATTTTTGAAAATCTGATTATTTCATTAATTGTATTTTCCATTTTAATTCTGATTCTATTTTTGATACTTCGAAGTATTCTGGATCGTGAAAACAAAGATAAAATTGCTCTTATAAACTATGGTGCAGAAAACCTGAAGATGGTAGAACAACTCAGTGAAGCAAATCATAAACTTAACCAATCAGACACATTCCGCAAAGAAATGATCTCCAATATTTCACATGATTTGCGGACCCCACTTGCAAGTATTACCGGCTTTCTGGAACTTGTCAGAGACCCTGAAAAGCAATTAAGCAAAGCAGAAAGAAATAAATATATTGATATAGCTTTGTCAGAATCGTATCGGCTAAAGAGGATGGTTGCCGATCTTTTTGAATTATCTAAACTTGAAACAGGGCAGATCATTCTCAATAAAGAAGCTTTCAACATTTATGAATTAGTATCTGATATCATTCAAAAATATATGTTGGTTATTGAAAAGAAGAATATCACGCTTAAGTTTGAAATTCATGAGAATTTAGGTTTGGCATTTGGTGATATTAAGTACATTGACAGAGTTTTTCAGAATCTATTAGACAATGCTGTACGATATGTTCCGCAAGATGGTTACATGAAAATCTGGATTTTAGATGATGCAGACTTTTTTAAGGTTAAAATATGTAACAGCGGGCATCTACTTAGTCAGGAGGATCTGAGCAGGATTTTTGACCGATACTATACTACAGAAAATACAAGAAACAGTGGTGCAGGACTTGGCCTTGCTATTGCTAAAAAAATATGTGATCTGCATGGTTGTATTATCACTGCGGAGTCTAACGAATATGTAAATTCCTTTTGGTTTACGGTAGAGAAGTTTAGATAA
- a CDS encoding PKD domain-containing protein, producing MRIIYLIGIINISVFNIFCQKSEIIYPNIPENEIHIHKGSDLFTTPSSGSLLPENITEDWNISLRHFSSYFHNDELPLEEYKKLKEEANEVRNQQSSYEFPLKNSQLKSDVSPILMNNFRANIRGGSIPMDNTMAISRNGFVVSAINSNIIFTMPDGVVTFSRSLADFYKLLALGTRMFDPRVIYDPEQNRFIVVCLHGSSFNTSYLCIAFSQTEDPNGEWNFYKIKGNPMSDEVWFDFPNIALSKDDLYIAGNMFNDDNQFRYSMILQISKTDGYEGNELTWKYYGSNFNSPEGITFNPVPVMSGWENLTTPGLYFISRRNNGYNINYTTESVKNNPSLATFFVSGPVNAPPPEGRQKGVDVMLNTGGTRLRHAIYLNGILHFMSQSNSPTGDGGLFYGRLNLNTLKVNADVLFEKDRDYTYPTLTAFGSSEEDDKILVNYTFSGPDIFPGQAVRVVSGYDNEFNWGDEVIYKNGTSPIGYTGIESIRWGDYTGASRRFGTGRIESWSVGCFGEGSGHSNWFGQFVSNTDLDRPVMEFTASKTTTRRDSLITFRDISNVTPTSRLWLFEGGSPATSTEELPEIMYEQNGAFNVTLISYFEGRTDTMTKKEFIHILEPVSKPEALWTFDRDVVYIGDTIRFTSLSSANSQTHKWTFISGTPNNSADKNPTIVYNKKGSFLVSLTVANTAGSSTSTVNKAITVLEKLPPKALFTANKVNIISGESIIFNETATGAKNLHWTFTGGIPETSGLRSPVVIYPEEGSFPVTLVVSNDFGTDSITLENYINVGTSSTNSYASVADLKLYPNPVLSSQNEVSLALNNVQSGIFKIDLYNQNGSLVKTLYNDKIKNGSSILTFRTSMLSAGSYFISVTSDSIQYRTMKLYILD from the coding sequence ATGCGTATTATATATTTAATTGGAATCATCAATATCAGCGTTTTCAATATTTTTTGTCAAAAATCAGAAATCATATATCCAAATATTCCTGAAAACGAAATACATATTCATAAGGGTTCTGATCTCTTTACAACACCTTCTTCCGGATCACTTCTGCCGGAAAATATCACAGAAGACTGGAATATATCGTTGAGACATTTTTCATCTTATTTCCACAATGATGAATTGCCATTAGAAGAATACAAAAAGTTGAAAGAAGAAGCCAATGAAGTCCGAAATCAACAAAGCAGCTATGAATTTCCTTTAAAAAATTCACAATTAAAATCGGATGTCTCTCCCATTTTGATGAATAACTTCAGAGCCAATATTCGTGGCGGCAGTATCCCAATGGATAATACGATGGCAATCTCCCGCAATGGATTTGTTGTATCTGCTATTAATTCAAACATTATCTTTACGATGCCGGATGGGGTTGTAACATTCAGTCGCAGCTTAGCGGATTTTTATAAATTGCTTGCGCTGGGTACACGAATGTTTGATCCAAGAGTTATTTATGATCCGGAACAAAACAGATTTATTGTTGTATGTCTGCATGGGTCTTCCTTTAATACTTCCTACCTGTGTATTGCTTTCTCCCAAACAGAGGACCCCAATGGTGAATGGAATTTTTACAAAATAAAAGGAAATCCTATGTCAGATGAAGTTTGGTTTGATTTCCCGAATATTGCTCTGAGTAAAGACGATCTGTACATAGCTGGTAATATGTTTAACGATGATAATCAATTCAGATATTCCATGATTTTACAAATATCCAAAACGGATGGATATGAAGGCAATGAACTTACCTGGAAATATTATGGAAGCAATTTTAACTCACCGGAAGGCATTACTTTTAATCCGGTTCCGGTTATGTCCGGGTGGGAAAACCTCACAACTCCCGGGCTGTACTTTATCAGCAGAAGGAATAATGGCTATAATATTAACTATACTACGGAATCCGTAAAAAACAATCCTTCGTTGGCAACATTTTTTGTATCCGGCCCGGTGAATGCACCACCACCGGAAGGTCGTCAAAAAGGCGTTGATGTAATGTTAAATACCGGAGGAACCAGATTAAGACATGCTATTTATCTGAATGGAATTTTACATTTTATGTCACAATCCAATTCGCCTACCGGAGATGGAGGATTGTTCTATGGCAGACTTAATCTCAATACTTTGAAAGTTAATGCGGATGTATTATTTGAAAAAGATCGGGATTATACTTACCCTACATTAACGGCTTTTGGAAGCAGTGAAGAAGATGACAAAATACTTGTTAATTATACATTTTCCGGACCTGATATTTTCCCTGGTCAAGCTGTGAGAGTCGTTTCCGGATATGATAATGAATTTAATTGGGGAGATGAAGTCATATATAAAAATGGTACTTCACCGATAGGATATACAGGTATTGAATCTATCAGATGGGGAGATTATACAGGGGCATCCCGTCGCTTTGGGACAGGAAGAATTGAAAGCTGGTCAGTTGGTTGTTTTGGAGAAGGCAGTGGACACAGTAACTGGTTCGGTCAGTTTGTAAGCAATACAGATTTAGACAGACCTGTTATGGAATTTACAGCTTCAAAAACCACTACCCGCCGGGACAGTCTGATTACATTCAGAGATATCAGTAATGTCACACCCACATCTAGACTTTGGTTGTTTGAGGGTGGTTCACCTGCTACTTCGACAGAAGAACTGCCAGAGATAATGTATGAACAAAACGGAGCTTTTAATGTGACTTTAATATCATATTTTGAAGGTCGGACGGATACAATGACCAAAAAGGAATTTATTCACATTCTTGAACCGGTATCAAAACCTGAAGCACTTTGGACTTTTGACAGAGATGTGGTATATATTGGTGATACTATCCGCTTTACCAGCCTCAGCTCAGCAAATAGTCAAACACATAAATGGACATTTATAAGTGGCACTCCCAATAACAGTGCAGATAAAAACCCAACCATTGTCTATAATAAAAAAGGGTCGTTTCTGGTATCTTTGACTGTCGCCAATACAGCCGGAAGCAGTACTTCAACGGTAAATAAAGCTATTACAGTTCTGGAAAAATTGCCACCAAAAGCTTTGTTTACTGCCAATAAAGTGAATATTATTTCAGGCGAAAGTATCATTTTTAATGAAACAGCAACAGGAGCTAAAAATCTTCATTGGACATTTACAGGCGGCATTCCGGAGACTTCAGGACTAAGGTCACCCGTGGTAATATATCCGGAGGAAGGAAGTTTTCCGGTGACTTTGGTAGTTAGTAATGATTTCGGAACTGACTCGATTACTTTAGAAAACTATATAAATGTTGGTACCAGTTCAACGAATAGTTATGCATCAGTTGCCGATCTGAAGTTGTACCCAAATCCGGTTCTTTCTTCCCAAAATGAAGTATCCCTTGCATTAAATAATGTGCAGTCCGGGATATTCAAAATAGATTTGTATAACCAAAATGGCAGTCTCGTTAAAACATTGTACAATGACAAAATTAAGAACGGGTCCAGTATTCTGACTTTTCGGACATCCATGTTATCAGCAGGTTCATATTTTATTTCCGTGACATCCGATTCAATACAATACAGAACAATGAAACTTTACATTCTGGATTAA
- a CDS encoding DUF2141 domain-containing protein has product MKHLLTTITIFLSLVSYAQTNTLTVTVTNFKNNQGKVLVGVYSGANNFMKKTIYSKVGEINTNTSKVIFENIPDGEYTISVYHDENNNDKLDTGWFGIPKEGYGCSNDAKGKMGPPKYEDAKFQLKSHKNMTITINN; this is encoded by the coding sequence ATGAAACACCTTTTAACAACAATCACAATTTTCTTAAGTCTGGTCAGTTACGCACAAACCAATACACTCACGGTTACAGTCACCAACTTTAAAAACAATCAAGGTAAAGTTTTGGTAGGCGTTTATAGTGGTGCCAATAATTTTATGAAAAAGACGATCTACAGCAAAGTAGGTGAGATCAACACCAATACGTCAAAAGTTATTTTTGAGAACATACCTGATGGCGAATATACAATTTCCGTTTATCACGATGAAAACAACAACGACAAATTGGATACTGGCTGGTTTGGCATACCAAAAGAAGGATATGGTTGTTCTAATGATGCCAAAGGAAAAATGGGACCACCAAAATACGAAGATGCTAAGTTCCAACTAAAGTCTCATAAAAATATGACCATTACAATCAATAATTAA
- a CDS encoding histidine kinase produces MILKVLMGGSLSWDQKMIIEFSYSVYFGFVLTIINSTFFDYLNHKVIWTPQTEKYRIAIGFLGSIPLTMMGAWFVRLTIDVWINNQSFDAFIKGQKFSNYILILIITFVVSLFFHALFLYRKLQENKVKEQKIIAGNASAQFETLKNQIDPHFLFNSLNVLSSLIEENPENAQRFTTSLSKIYRYVLEQKDKELVPLQQELDFAKTYIKLLTLRFENSLTYSLHETLIGHDAKVVPLSLQLLLENTIKHNIVSDKQPLHISISVDGDYLNISNNLQKKEVLQSGEGVGLKNIVNRYAILTKKPVLVESDEVNFMVKIPILTQEIRLINHKKYNEVDAYLKAKKQVKDIKDFYGNLISYCFVIPLLAWINYQTSWEFKWFIFPMIGWGLGVAIQAFSVFGYGRTWEERKINELMGKQHNINQSKWE; encoded by the coding sequence ATGATCTTAAAGGTGCTCATGGGAGGAAGTTTGAGTTGGGACCAAAAGATGATAATTGAATTTTCTTACAGCGTCTATTTTGGTTTTGTTTTGACGATTATTAACAGTACCTTTTTTGATTATTTGAATCATAAAGTTATTTGGACACCACAAACAGAAAAATACAGGATAGCCATTGGCTTTTTGGGAAGCATTCCGTTGACCATGATGGGTGCTTGGTTTGTAAGATTGACTATTGATGTGTGGATAAATAATCAATCATTCGATGCATTCATTAAGGGTCAAAAATTCAGTAATTATATCTTAATATTGATTATTACCTTTGTCGTTTCACTATTTTTCCATGCTTTATTTCTCTATAGAAAACTGCAGGAAAACAAGGTAAAAGAGCAAAAAATCATCGCAGGGAATGCGTCGGCGCAGTTTGAAACATTAAAGAATCAAATCGACCCGCATTTTTTATTCAATAGCCTGAATGTATTGAGTTCGCTGATAGAAGAGAATCCGGAAAATGCACAACGGTTTACTACATCACTTTCGAAGATCTACAGATATGTGCTGGAGCAAAAGGATAAAGAATTGGTGCCTCTCCAGCAAGAGTTGGATTTTGCCAAAACATACATCAAATTACTGACCTTAAGGTTTGAAAATAGTTTGACTTACAGTTTACATGAAACACTGATCGGTCATGATGCCAAAGTAGTACCATTGTCTCTGCAGTTGTTATTGGAAAATACCATCAAACACAATATCGTCAGTGATAAGCAACCATTACATATTTCCATATCCGTAGATGGTGATTATCTGAACATATCAAACAATCTCCAGAAAAAGGAGGTCTTACAAAGTGGAGAAGGTGTAGGTTTAAAAAACATTGTGAATAGATATGCCATTTTGACGAAAAAGCCCGTTTTAGTTGAGTCAGATGAAGTCAACTTTATGGTAAAAATACCAATATTGACCCAAGAAATTAGATTAATCAACCATAAAAAATATAATGAGGTGGATGCATATTTAAAGGCAAAAAAACAAGTCAAAGATATCAAAGATTTTTATGGAAATTTGATTTCGTATTGTTTTGTCATTCCATTGCTAGCATGGATCAACTATCAAACTTCGTGGGAGTTTAAGTGGTTTATTTTTCCGATGATAGGTTGGGGATTAGGTGTGGCAATACAAGCTTTTTCAGTATTTGGCTATGGCAGAACCTGGGAAGAAAGGAAAATAAATGAACTGATGGGAAAACAACATAATATTAATCAAAGTAAATGGGAATAA
- a CDS encoding 2TM domain-containing protein — translation MESFDQEIAYEAAQKRVKKLKGFYIHLLVYIVVNVMIVYVNYTYSKTTTSLFELKNYTTAFWWGIGLMAHGFNVFFIDLIFDKDWEERKIRELMNKEKEYNDFV, via the coding sequence ATGGAAAGTTTTGATCAAGAAATAGCTTATGAAGCAGCACAAAAAAGAGTAAAAAAGTTAAAGGGTTTTTATATCCACTTATTGGTGTATATAGTGGTCAATGTAATGATCGTTTATGTCAATTATACTTATTCTAAAACAACCACATCACTCTTTGAACTTAAGAATTACACTACAGCTTTTTGGTGGGGAATAGGTTTAATGGCGCACGGTTTTAATGTATTCTTCATAGATCTGATATTTGACAAAGACTGGGAAGAGCGCAAAATTAGAGAGTTGATGAATAAAGAAAAGGAGTATAATGATTTTGTATAA
- a CDS encoding response regulator transcription factor: protein MTTIIIEDEKPAARMLQRKLEKLNIPVQVMLHSVREAVEWFQQNPHPELIFLDIQLSDGLSFEIFEKVTIQSPIIFTTAYDEYALRAFKLNSIDYLLKPIDEDDLEIAVEKYNKLKAPKPAIDMQMIRHLFASSQAPEYKKRFSVKVGDHIKIIPIEDVELFYSEFKGTFLHSFEGRTFLLDTTLEALEKELDPTQFFRVSRKYIIAHKALKDIVVYSNSRLRLTLKSYNKEEVIVSRERVSEFKEWLG, encoded by the coding sequence ATGACCACCATTATCATAGAAGACGAAAAACCCGCAGCACGTATGTTACAGCGCAAACTGGAGAAACTTAATATTCCAGTCCAAGTAATGTTGCATTCAGTCAGAGAAGCAGTAGAATGGTTTCAGCAAAATCCGCATCCAGAGTTGATTTTTTTAGATATTCAATTATCAGATGGATTATCCTTCGAGATTTTTGAAAAAGTAACCATCCAAAGTCCAATAATCTTTACCACGGCGTATGATGAGTATGCACTCAGAGCATTTAAGCTTAATAGTATTGATTATCTGTTAAAACCAATAGATGAAGACGACCTGGAAATAGCAGTAGAAAAATACAACAAACTGAAAGCTCCGAAACCTGCCATCGATATGCAGATGATACGTCATTTGTTTGCTTCTTCCCAGGCTCCGGAATATAAAAAACGATTTAGTGTCAAAGTCGGAGACCATATCAAAATCATTCCTATCGAAGATGTGGAATTGTTTTATAGTGAATTTAAAGGTACCTTTTTACACAGCTTTGAAGGAAGGACATTTTTACTTGATACTACCTTGGAAGCCTTGGAAAAAGAATTGGACCCAACACAGTTTTTCCGAGTCAGTCGCAAGTATATTATTGCCCATAAAGCGCTTAAGGATATAGTCGTGTACAGTAATTCCCGTCTCAGACTCACCCTCAAATCCTACAATAAAGAAGAGGTTATTGTCAGTCGTGAGCGGGTGAGTGAGTTCAAGGAGTGGTTGGGATAA